In the genome of Trichomycterus rosablanca isolate fTriRos1 chromosome 24, fTriRos1.hap1, whole genome shotgun sequence, one region contains:
- the ogna gene encoding osteoglycin, paralog a has translation MGSPSRALIYTLFASWLILTSGTENEEAGLETWMGESETDDVLPADDLDDSTPGTDDGDASDLPTCLLCVCLTGSVYCEEVDPDMTSVPALPKETAYLYARYNKIKKITAKDFGDIVTLKRIDLTGNMIMEIEDGAFLKLTLLEELSLAENQLVKLPMLPPKLMSFNANHNRLKTKGVKANVFQKLTKLKTLYLAHNELEAVPMIPESVRIFHIQNNAISTLSTDTFCKSNDTYYIRPNLNEIRMDGNPVVLAQYPNSFTCLQSLPIGRYH, from the exons ATGGGGAGCCCATCCAGAGCGCTTATTTACACTTTATTCGCCTCATGGTTGATCTTAACCTCAGGGACGGAGAATGAAGAAGCCGGGTTGGAGACGTGGATGGGAGAG AGCGAGACTGACGACGTCCTGCCTGCTGACGACCTGGATGATTCCACCCCGGGCACGGATGATGGAGATGCTTCTG ATCTCCCCACCTGCCTGCTGTGCGTGTGTTTGACCGGATCGGTGTACTGCGAGGAGGTCGACCCCGACATGACCTCGGTGCCGGCTCTTCCCAAAGAAACGGCCTACCTGTACGCACGCTACAACAAGATAAAGAAGATCACCGCCAAAGATTTCGGAGATATCG tgacTCTGAAACGAATCGACCTGACTGGAAACATGATTATGGAGATCGAGGACGGAGCCTTTTTAAAGCTGACGCTGCTGGAGGAACTCTCACTGGCTGAAAACCAGCTGGTCAAGCTGCCAATGTTGCCACCCAAGCTGATGTCTTTCAACGCCAATCACAACCGCCTCAAGACCAAAGGAGTCAAGGCCAACGTGTTTCAG AAACTGACCAAACTCAAAACTCTGTATCTGGCTCACAACGAGCTGGAGGCTGTTCCCATGATTCCAGAGAGCGTCCGCATCTTCCACATTCAG AACAACGCCATATCGACCCTCAGCACCGACACCTTCTGCAAAAGCAACGACACCTACTACATCCGGCCCAACCTGAACGAGATCAGGATGGACGGAAACCCGGTGGTCCTGGCACAGTACCCCAACAGCTTCACCTGTCTGCAGTCTCTGCCAATCGGACGGTACCACTGA